One window from the genome of Candidatus Omnitrophota bacterium encodes:
- the thiC gene encoding phosphomethylpyrimidine synthase ThiC: protein MMEFDRRPGAPGENVTQMHLARQGVITPEMRRVAQRENLDPELVRSEVARGRMIIPANVNHKRLDPIGIGIAASCKINANLGSSPVASGVELEVEKMNWAIRYGADTVMDLSTGGNLTEIRQAIIDNCPVPIGTVPTYEALTKVDSVSDLTEDILLETVESQAKQGVDYMTIHAGTLLRHLPLTLNRVTGIVSRGGSLMARWMAHHQRENPWYTIFDELCEIFKKYDVAFSLGDGLRPGCLADASDAAQFAELETLGELTERAWSHDVQVMVEGPGHVPLNQVEMNVRKEMEVCHEAPFYLLGPLVTDIAPGYDHITSAIGAAVAGMAGAAMLCYVTPKEHLGLPNLEDVKQGCIAYKIAAHAADVARGRPGARDRDDELSRARYAFQWERQFELSLDPETARAFHDETLPEEKHKKAVYCSMCGPKFCAYNISQAALREETVKLKEELEADAMSLAAGK, encoded by the coding sequence ATGATGGAATTCGATCGCCGCCCCGGCGCGCCGGGGGAAAACGTTACCCAGATGCATCTCGCCCGGCAGGGCGTTATCACTCCGGAAATGCGCCGCGTCGCCCAACGGGAGAATCTCGATCCCGAACTTGTACGTTCCGAAGTGGCGCGCGGGCGTATGATTATACCCGCCAATGTCAATCATAAGCGCCTCGATCCGATCGGCATCGGCATCGCCGCATCCTGTAAAATCAACGCCAACCTCGGCAGCTCGCCCGTTGCTTCCGGCGTCGAATTGGAAGTGGAGAAGATGAACTGGGCTATCCGCTACGGCGCCGATACAGTCATGGACCTGAGCACCGGCGGCAACCTGACGGAAATCCGCCAGGCCATCATCGACAACTGCCCCGTTCCCATCGGCACGGTTCCCACCTACGAAGCCTTGACGAAAGTCGATAGCGTGTCGGATTTAACGGAAGACATCCTGCTGGAAACGGTGGAAAGCCAGGCCAAGCAGGGAGTGGATTATATGACCATCCATGCAGGTACGCTATTGCGGCATCTTCCCCTGACGCTCAACCGCGTAACGGGCATCGTCAGCCGCGGCGGTTCGCTGATGGCGCGTTGGATGGCTCACCACCAGCGGGAAAATCCTTGGTATACGATCTTTGACGAGTTATGCGAAATCTTCAAAAAATACGATGTGGCTTTCAGCCTCGGCGACGGACTTCGCCCCGGCTGTCTCGCCGATGCCAGCGATGCGGCCCAGTTCGCCGAGTTGGAAACGCTGGGCGAATTGACGGAGCGCGCATGGTCGCACGACGTGCAAGTGATGGTCGAAGGGCCGGGGCACGTGCCGCTCAATCAAGTGGAAATGAACGTGCGGAAGGAAATGGAAGTTTGCCATGAGGCTCCGTTCTATCTATTGGGACCGCTGGTGACGGACATCGCCCCCGGCTACGATCATATCACCTCTGCTATCGGCGCCGCCGTGGCAGGTATGGCGGGAGCGGCCATGCTTTGCTACGTCACCCCGAAGGAACATCTCGGCCTGCCCAACCTGGAGGACGTAAAACAAGGCTGCATCGCCTATAAAATCGCCGCCCACGCCGCCGACGTGGCGCGAGGACGCCCCGGTGCGCGGGACCGCGACGACGAACTTTCGCGGGCGCGCTATGCTTTCCAATGGGAGCGGCAATTCGAATTGTCCCTCGATCCCGAAACGGCGCGCGCCTTTCACGACGAGACGCTGCCGGAGGAAAAACACAAAAAAGCCGTCTATTGCTCCATGTGCGGCCCTAAGTTCTGCGCCTATAACATCTCCCAGGCCGCTTTGCGGGAAGAAACGGTGAAATTGAAGGAAGAACTGGAGGCGGACGCCATGTCCTTAGCCGCGGGAAAATAA
- a CDS encoding methyltransferase domain-containing protein, translated as MRRLHPDASFIGPYEKNKAYGSLPVEQWLYANRERIRGTVLDMSTPRALHEWIYQLPSVGKVLISDLHPGEVEKMGFRSPVDIAGDFCAEELPVPPESFDTILCISILEHCENPLAMVKNFQRLLRLQGVVFILCPYVAIDGHMDPDYWRFGRDAYLLMARKAGLRVVQTGQIGDMGKYLLYEIGENAKAKSWHRGIPLSNWMIAQKVDSLDR; from the coding sequence TTGCGGCGATTACATCCGGATGCATCATTTATCGGTCCTTACGAGAAAAACAAAGCTTATGGAAGTCTTCCAGTAGAGCAATGGCTTTACGCGAATCGCGAACGGATTCGAGGAACTGTTTTAGATATGTCCACTCCCCGCGCATTGCACGAGTGGATTTACCAGTTACCGTCTGTTGGGAAAGTGTTAATCAGCGATTTACATCCCGGCGAAGTGGAGAAAATGGGTTTCCGCTCCCCTGTGGATATCGCCGGGGATTTTTGCGCCGAAGAACTGCCGGTCCCACCCGAAAGTTTCGATACGATTCTTTGCATAAGCATTTTGGAGCATTGCGAAAATCCCTTGGCGATGGTAAAAAACTTTCAAAGGCTTCTGCGACTGCAAGGAGTTGTTTTTATTTTATGTCCCTATGTGGCTATTGACGGTCATATGGACCCGGATTATTGGCGTTTTGGACGCGACGCCTATCTTCTGATGGCTCGCAAAGCCGGTTTGAGGGTCGTACAAACCGGCCAAATCGGCGATATGGGGAAATATTTATTATACGAGATCGGCGAAAACGCCAAGGCGAAATCATGGCATCGCGGCATTCCTTTGTCCAATTGGATGATTGCGCAGAAAGTGGATTCTTTGGATCGATAA
- a CDS encoding DegT/DnrJ/EryC1/StrS family aminotransferase, translating to MRVPFVNLPLQHQPFKKELLDALERILDHGQFIFGPEVDQFEKRFAEYCGVKYAVGVDNGTSALCLSMRALEIGPGDELLAVPNSFLASASSIALTGARPVLVDVGEDYNIDPELLEAAITPRTKAILPVHLTGRPADMRPILEIARRYNLFVIEDCAQAVGAKYHGQRVGSFGDAGCFSMHPLKTLNAIGDAGVVATNNEELAEKLRWARNHGLRTDVFYNCAFWSPNCRLDALQAAFLSAKLCHLDERIAKQREVADFYRQQLQDVVWVPTDQPHEYAIYQTFIIQTDRRDELARYLDERGIETRIHYKTPLHLQPAAEYLGYKPGDFPVTERQCERILSLPIYPELTEEQISFVVEEIERFFA from the coding sequence TTGCGAGTTCCTTTCGTTAATTTACCTCTTCAACATCAGCCGTTCAAGAAGGAATTATTGGATGCCCTGGAACGGATTTTGGATCATGGACAGTTCATATTTGGTCCGGAAGTAGACCAATTTGAGAAACGGTTCGCCGAATACTGCGGCGTCAAATACGCCGTCGGCGTGGATAACGGTACCAGCGCCCTCTGTTTATCGATGCGGGCGTTGGAAATCGGTCCCGGCGATGAATTGCTCGCCGTTCCCAACTCGTTTCTCGCTTCCGCATCCTCCATCGCGCTGACGGGCGCGCGTCCGGTTCTTGTGGACGTGGGGGAAGATTACAACATAGATCCCGAGCTTCTGGAGGCGGCCATTACGCCGCGAACCAAGGCGATTCTTCCCGTACATCTTACCGGACGCCCGGCGGATATGCGTCCCATCCTGGAAATCGCGCGGCGGTATAACCTTTTCGTCATCGAAGATTGCGCTCAAGCGGTTGGAGCAAAATACCACGGCCAGCGCGTCGGTTCTTTCGGCGACGCCGGATGTTTCAGCATGCATCCCCTGAAAACCTTAAACGCCATTGGAGATGCGGGAGTAGTTGCAACCAATAACGAAGAACTAGCGGAAAAGCTGCGCTGGGCGCGCAATCATGGCTTGCGAACAGACGTTTTTTATAACTGCGCTTTCTGGAGTCCCAATTGCCGTTTGGACGCGCTGCAAGCCGCTTTTCTTTCCGCAAAATTATGTCATTTGGATGAGCGCATCGCAAAACAGAGGGAAGTCGCCGATTTCTATCGCCAACAGTTGCAAGATGTCGTCTGGGTTCCTACGGACCAGCCGCACGAATACGCCATCTACCAGACGTTCATCATTCAAACCGATCGCCGAGACGAACTCGCGCGTTATCTTGACGAACGGGGAATCGAAACCAGGATTCACTATAAAACGCCGCTTCACTTGCAGCCGGCAGCGGAATATTTGGGATATAAGCCAGGCGATTTTCCCGTCACGGAACGGCAATGCGAAAGAATCCTCAGTTTGCCGATTTATCCGGAATTGACCGAGGAACAAATATCGTTCGTCGTGGAGGAAATCGAGAGATTTTTTGCTTGA
- a CDS encoding CotH kinase family protein: MARKGFLFIAFFMAANSSLYGQVVINEIMYNASVSPLEYVELFNPTHETIDLSGWTLKDNLDSHQFVIPFGTFILANSYAVISNDSEDFYQTYGFLPAAGGLTFNFANGGDSVRFYDAQNRLIEAVEYDDRSPWPEMADGGGASLERRNALLPPGLPIAWAASVEMGTPGAANSAHIDKLPPVIFALDHSPKIPAPNQSVTVTAQMIDLDGTIASAALYYGWNNGTVYQKAAMADDGQHGDGEAGDGIYGAKTPGASAGSILRFYIEAKDDGGSASLFPEAGKDQPYLTVYENALPNERVSILRLAMRPEVNQQFLAQYQTDVYFPATFYDGDQVYYNVQVRHRGRSRVQNGRFKIRFSPSQLYRGKIRRLNFNGTDASTILREYLSYQLYQDAGLPNLESELVRLHINGKAGAGTPYRVAIENPDGQFLKRRQYFQRDDGNLYKTTLDGTPQNKATWRYIGDDPDLYRHCYIKQTNEEEDDFSDIIQFCKALSQANPWDPDYLDKVYSVLNADNFILWMAVSACVAHWDSPYTDHGQNYVLYDNPATRQFEVIAWDLNGTFNYTSNLNDLNYRKLYTHIRSTKFPTINMMLNHPLLGSQYYREIDRLMNTLFSQESMNQRIEAARQALQLNASSVSFLKTYVAQRLKDLSAWINRDQGIAFISKPVYQAIIGEPYLYRCVAVDYRQNQAIAYSLADAPSWLSVDSQTGELRGVPAQEGRFDVVLEAQSKKGVRITQAFSLQIVDSKPKLILTFNEAGAAAMDSSGYARQGQLRGAAKRVDGRLGQAVSLSGNSYVEFPHDDSLHLTGSVTVEAWISPNVITTGNPVILTKGDADQFNYNLLLGYGPFTWDVMEPGFMPHRFDIENRVYYGRKEIEAQLKRNQWIHLAGTYDSGEELVCVYANNRRIVESSCRARMVENQRSLFIGLNSNGFQGLVDDVKILPFAKQAFAAGLCLSQVDVSGLSPAQERVTLSLSRYQTTAIHTEEYCLYLVNANRWLALPPGSLAPGKTISWWLDDLGIEEPLPEREILALYPIASLGQPRREFILDQVAWGEAAPDESDPGAQAAVWLPGHSVKITQERPASLSLKNFADNDEMDLDWIVSPQMLDGPAITQFTIENGAATAKQRDIHLQIMAQNAASSWKMRLANTPAMGGAWIPFSANAEWSLPPGEGEKTVYLQIADAAGRRSPVSSAKIRLEAGTPVADWFFQE, translated from the coding sequence TTGGCGAGAAAAGGATTCTTGTTTATTGCGTTTTTCATGGCGGCGAATTCCAGCCTTTACGGACAAGTCGTTATCAACGAAATTATGTACAACGCATCCGTCAGCCCGCTGGAATATGTTGAGTTGTTCAATCCAACTCATGAGACCATCGATCTATCCGGCTGGACGCTCAAGGACAACCTGGATTCACATCAATTCGTTATCCCCTTCGGAACGTTTATTCTCGCCAATAGTTATGCCGTCATATCGAACGATAGCGAAGATTTTTACCAGACTTACGGATTTCTTCCGGCGGCCGGCGGCTTGACGTTTAACTTTGCGAATGGGGGCGATTCGGTTCGGTTTTACGATGCGCAAAACCGGCTTATCGAAGCGGTGGAATACGACGACCGCTCGCCCTGGCCAGAAATGGCGGACGGCGGCGGCGCTTCGCTGGAACGGCGCAACGCCTTGCTGCCGCCGGGGCTGCCAATAGCTTGGGCGGCTTCCGTCGAAATGGGAACACCGGGAGCGGCCAACTCGGCGCATATCGACAAACTGCCTCCCGTGATTTTCGCGCTCGATCATTCTCCTAAAATACCAGCTCCCAACCAATCCGTAACCGTAACGGCGCAGATGATCGATTTGGATGGAACGATCGCATCGGCGGCGTTGTATTATGGATGGAACAACGGAACCGTTTATCAAAAGGCGGCAATGGCCGATGACGGCCAACATGGCGACGGCGAAGCCGGAGACGGAATCTACGGCGCGAAAACTCCCGGCGCCAGCGCGGGATCGATATTGCGTTTTTATATTGAAGCGAAGGACGACGGCGGCTCGGCATCTCTCTTTCCCGAAGCAGGGAAGGATCAACCCTATTTAACCGTATACGAAAATGCGCTGCCCAACGAACGGGTATCGATTCTGCGGCTGGCCATGCGGCCGGAAGTCAATCAACAGTTTCTGGCGCAATATCAAACCGATGTTTACTTTCCCGCGACGTTTTACGATGGGGATCAAGTATATTACAACGTTCAAGTCCGTCATCGCGGGCGTTCGCGCGTTCAAAACGGCCGCTTCAAAATTCGCTTTTCTCCCAGCCAACTCTATCGCGGCAAAATCCGGCGTTTGAATTTCAACGGAACGGATGCGTCGACGATCCTGCGGGAGTATCTAAGTTATCAATTGTATCAGGATGCGGGGCTGCCCAATTTGGAAAGCGAACTCGTGCGTCTGCATATCAACGGCAAGGCGGGAGCGGGAACGCCCTATCGCGTCGCCATCGAAAATCCTGACGGCCAGTTTCTGAAACGCCGACAATATTTCCAGCGCGACGATGGCAATCTCTACAAGACCACGCTCGATGGAACGCCGCAAAACAAAGCGACATGGCGTTATATAGGCGACGATCCCGATTTGTACCGCCATTGTTATATCAAGCAAACCAACGAGGAAGAAGACGATTTCAGCGACATAATCCAATTCTGCAAGGCGTTATCGCAGGCCAATCCGTGGGATCCGGATTATCTGGACAAGGTCTATTCCGTGTTAAACGCCGATAATTTCATTCTTTGGATGGCTGTTTCCGCCTGCGTTGCGCATTGGGATTCGCCGTATACCGATCATGGACAAAACTATGTTTTGTACGACAATCCCGCCACGAGGCAATTCGAGGTCATTGCCTGGGATTTGAATGGGACATTCAATTATACGTCCAATCTAAACGATTTGAATTACCGCAAACTTTACACTCATATCCGATCTACCAAATTTCCCACGATCAATATGATGTTGAACCATCCCCTTTTGGGATCGCAGTACTATCGTGAAATTGACAGACTGATGAATACGCTCTTTTCGCAGGAGTCGATGAACCAGCGGATCGAAGCCGCAAGACAGGCTCTGCAATTGAACGCGAGTTCCGTCAGTTTTCTTAAAACCTACGTTGCGCAGCGCCTGAAGGATTTATCCGCATGGATCAACCGCGATCAAGGCATCGCCTTCATCTCCAAGCCCGTTTACCAGGCGATCATCGGCGAACCGTACCTATATCGCTGCGTCGCCGTAGATTACCGGCAAAACCAAGCCATCGCCTATTCGCTGGCCGATGCTCCCTCTTGGTTATCCGTTGATTCGCAGACGGGAGAATTGCGGGGCGTACCCGCACAGGAAGGCCGTTTCGATGTTGTCCTGGAAGCACAAAGCAAAAAGGGCGTACGAATAACGCAAGCCTTCTCTCTGCAAATCGTTGATTCTAAACCGAAATTGATTCTGACGTTCAACGAAGCAGGAGCGGCGGCGATGGATAGCAGCGGTTATGCGCGCCAAGGCCAATTACGCGGAGCCGCTAAGCGGGTGGATGGACGCTTGGGCCAGGCTGTTTCCTTGAGCGGTAATTCCTATGTGGAATTTCCGCATGACGATTCGCTCCATCTGACAGGATCGGTTACAGTGGAAGCGTGGATCAGTCCGAACGTCATCACGACAGGCAATCCGGTAATTCTGACCAAAGGAGACGCGGATCAATTCAATTATAATTTGCTGCTGGGTTATGGGCCGTTTACTTGGGACGTCATGGAACCTGGTTTTATGCCGCATCGCTTCGACATTGAAAACCGCGTCTATTATGGCCGGAAAGAGATCGAAGCCCAGTTAAAGAGAAATCAATGGATTCATCTCGCTGGAACTTACGATTCGGGCGAGGAACTCGTTTGTGTTTACGCCAATAACCGGCGCATCGTGGAAAGCAGCTGCCGCGCCCGCATGGTTGAAAATCAACGCTCCCTATTCATCGGCCTGAACAGCAACGGCTTCCAGGGATTGGTGGACGACGTCAAAATCCTGCCGTTCGCCAAGCAGGCTTTCGCCGCGGGCTTGTGTCTATCGCAAGTAGACGTATCCGGCCTCTCTCCGGCGCAAGAACGAGTGACGCTTTCTTTATCGAGATATCAAACAACCGCTATCCATACGGAAGAGTATTGCCTCTATCTCGTTAACGCGAATCGCTGGCTCGCCCTGCCGCCAGGATCGCTAGCGCCGGGAAAGACGATATCCTGGTGGCTGGACGATCTGGGAATCGAAGAACCATTGCCGGAGCGGGAAATCCTGGCGCTATACCCCATCGCCAGCTTAGGTCAGCCGCGCCGCGAGTTCATTCTCGATCAGGTCGCTTGGGGCGAAGCGGCGCCGGACGAAAGCGATCCTGGCGCTCAGGCGGCGGTCTGGCTGCCAGGACATTCCGTAAAAATTACGCAAGAACGGCCTGCGTCTTTATCGTTGAAAAATTTCGCCGATAACGACGAGATGGATTTGGATTGGATCGTTTCGCCGCAAATGCTCGATGGACCGGCGATTACCCAGTTTACTATCGAGAATGGGGCAGCAACGGCGAAACAACGCGACATCCACTTGCAAATAATGGCGCAAAACGCCGCCTCGTCCTGGAAAATGCGCCTTGCAAATACTCCGGCGATGGGCGGCGCATGGATTCCCTTTTCCGCCAATGCGGAATGGAGCCTGCCGCCCGGCGAGGGAGAAAAAACCGTATATTTGCAAATCGCCGATGCGGCGGGAAGACGCTCTCCCGTTTCATCTGCCAAGATACGGCTGGAGGCGGGAACGCCGGTCGCCGATTGGTTCTTTCAGGAATGA
- a CDS encoding SDR family oxidoreductase, with product MKKVLVTGGAGYVGAVLVPKLLQKGYGVKVLDLYIFGDDVLDEVKGNPNLEQIKGDIRDQALLRSSLSGCDAVIHLACVSNDPSFELNPALSKSINYDAFEPLVFISKEAGLKRFIYASTSSVYGVSDAPNVTEDHPLVPLTDYNKYKGLCEPILARYQSPEFTTVTIRPATVCGYSTRMRFDLSVNILTNHAVNNGRITVFGGSQKRPNIHIDDVTDLYVDLLEMPKEIIAGDIFNAGYQNHTIMEIAEIVRDVVSQEVSGRGSVEIITTPSDDLRSYHISSEKIKQKLGFVPKHTIEDAVRDLCRAFAAGKFPNSMTDIRYFNVKMAKAVNLQ from the coding sequence ATGAAAAAGGTTTTAGTAACGGGCGGCGCTGGATATGTAGGAGCCGTGCTGGTTCCTAAGTTATTGCAAAAAGGATATGGAGTTAAAGTACTCGATCTCTATATTTTTGGGGACGACGTCCTCGATGAAGTGAAAGGCAATCCAAACCTGGAACAGATCAAAGGCGATATCCGCGATCAGGCCTTATTGCGTTCGTCTCTTTCCGGCTGCGACGCCGTGATTCATTTGGCCTGCGTATCGAACGATCCCAGCTTCGAACTGAATCCCGCGCTAAGCAAGTCGATCAATTACGACGCCTTCGAGCCGTTGGTTTTCATTTCCAAGGAAGCGGGCTTGAAGCGCTTCATCTACGCCTCGACTTCCAGCGTCTACGGCGTCAGCGACGCCCCCAATGTAACGGAAGATCATCCCCTGGTTCCATTAACGGACTACAATAAATATAAAGGATTATGCGAGCCGATTCTGGCGCGCTATCAATCTCCCGAATTCACAACTGTGACGATACGCCCAGCTACCGTTTGCGGCTATTCGACTCGGATGCGGTTCGACCTGAGCGTCAACATCCTGACCAATCACGCCGTAAATAACGGACGCATCACCGTCTTCGGCGGCAGCCAAAAACGCCCCAACATACACATTGATGACGTAACCGATCTCTATGTGGATTTATTGGAAATGCCGAAGGAAATAATCGCAGGCGATATTTTCAATGCGGGTTATCAAAACCACACAATCATGGAAATCGCCGAAATCGTGCGCGATGTCGTCTCGCAAGAAGTTTCGGGCCGGGGAAGCGTGGAGATCATTACGACTCCCTCCGACGATTTGCGCTCTTACCATATCTCGTCGGAGAAAATCAAACAGAAATTGGGCTTCGTTCCCAAGCATACGATCGAAGACGCCGTGAGAGATTTATGCCGAGCGTTCGCCGCCGGAAAATTTCCCAACTCGATGACCGACATCCGCTATTTCAACGTCAAGATGGCCAAGGCCGTCAATTTGCAGTAA
- a CDS encoding PfkB family carbohydrate kinase, translated as MFDQYKHKIKTPEKIRESIGPFPREKKAIMCHGTFDIVHPGHLRHLMYAKERADVLIASITCDEYIPKGPYRPFVPEDLRAANLSALEMVDYVVIDRNPTPIENIRLIQPDLFAKGFEYSEDGIHPKTREEINALESYGGELLFTPGDIVYSSTALLKHHIPNLAIEKLLVLMEAENVDFADFRKTLRQLSGFRVHVIGDTIVDKYTQCSILGAAQDAPTFSIKKEYSESYPGGAAIVAMHVRSLGARVIFSTMLGNDAVKDFVLNKMKDAEIQTCPVIDKTRPTVLKERFMVENYRMVQVDDLDNRIISEKNLKKICDNIQSGEADVYIFSDFRHGLFHPTTINEMREILPASSFKAADSQVSSRWGNILDFNHFDLITPNEREVRYALGDQDSVIRPLAYNLYERANCRYMILKMGERGLLAYRGLGISPRNFFILDSFVHDLVDPVGAGDTLLAVSSLALAQSNNILIASVLGSLAAAAACERKGNTPITIQQIEEKLDSIEKSVN; from the coding sequence ATGTTCGACCAATACAAACACAAAATCAAAACTCCGGAAAAAATCCGCGAATCGATCGGACCGTTCCCGCGCGAGAAGAAAGCGATTATGTGTCATGGCACCTTCGATATCGTTCATCCCGGCCATCTGCGCCATCTGATGTACGCAAAAGAGCGAGCCGATGTTCTCATCGCCAGCATCACTTGCGACGAATACATCCCCAAAGGACCTTACCGGCCTTTTGTTCCGGAAGATTTGAGGGCGGCCAATCTTTCCGCACTGGAGATGGTGGATTACGTCGTCATTGATCGCAATCCTACGCCTATCGAGAATATCCGACTTATCCAACCTGATCTGTTCGCTAAAGGTTTCGAATATTCCGAAGACGGCATTCACCCCAAAACGCGGGAAGAGATAAACGCTCTGGAATCCTACGGCGGCGAGTTGTTGTTCACGCCTGGAGATATCGTCTATTCATCAACGGCGCTGCTCAAACATCACATTCCTAACTTGGCTATTGAAAAACTTTTGGTGCTGATGGAAGCGGAAAACGTAGATTTTGCGGATTTCCGCAAAACACTGCGCCAACTTTCTGGTTTTCGCGTGCACGTCATCGGCGATACGATCGTGGACAAATACACCCAATGCTCTATCCTGGGCGCGGCGCAGGACGCCCCGACGTTCAGCATTAAAAAAGAGTATTCCGAATCCTATCCGGGAGGCGCGGCGATCGTGGCCATGCACGTGCGCAGCCTAGGCGCGCGGGTGATATTTTCCACGATGCTGGGGAACGATGCGGTGAAGGATTTCGTTTTGAATAAAATGAAGGATGCGGAAATTCAAACATGTCCCGTCATCGACAAGACGCGTCCCACTGTTCTAAAAGAACGCTTCATGGTAGAAAATTACCGGATGGTGCAGGTGGACGATCTCGACAACCGCATCATTTCGGAAAAAAATCTCAAGAAAATTTGCGATAATATCCAATCCGGCGAAGCGGACGTTTATATCTTCAGCGACTTCCGCCATGGCCTTTTTCACCCCACAACGATTAACGAAATGCGGGAAATATTGCCCGCTTCCTCATTCAAAGCCGCCGATAGCCAAGTCAGCAGCCGTTGGGGGAATATTCTGGATTTCAACCATTTCGATCTAATTACGCCCAACGAACGAGAAGTGCGATACGCTCTTGGCGATCAGGATTCCGTGATTCGGCCTTTGGCGTACAATCTCTACGAACGCGCCAATTGCCGTTACATGATCCTCAAGATGGGAGAGCGAGGTCTGCTTGCTTACCGGGGTCTTGGCATATCTCCCCGCAATTTCTTCATTCTGGATAGTTTCGTCCACGATTTAGTCGATCCCGTAGGCGCCGGAGACACGCTTTTAGCGGTGAGCTCGTTAGCGTTGGCGCAATCCAACAATATCCTTATCGCTTCTGTGTTGGGAAGCTTGGCGGCGGCGGCGGCCTGCGAGCGGAAAGGCAATACGCCCATTACTATCCAACAAATCGAAGAGAAATTGGACTCCATCGAGAAATCGGTAAATTAA
- a CDS encoding SDR family oxidoreductase — MGKCIVTGGAGFIGSHMVDLLLEKGHEVTVLDNFSTGRPSNLEHQRNNPRLKVHEIDIRRFDALLPLFDNVDWVIHYAALGDIVPSVQRPLEYTSSNIEGTIHVLEASRRNNVKRFVYAASSSCYGIPDIYPTPETAPIRTEYPYALSKYLGEQAVLHWNKVYKLPTISLRFFNVYGPRSRTSGAYGAVFGVFLKQKLAGKPFTVVGDGSQTRDFVFVADVARACLAAAESSLGGEIFNVGAGRPVSVNRLVELLKGEVVYVPKRPGEPDCTYADIAKIQTMLGWKPTVTFEEGVSIMMNQIDYWKNAPLWDPDNIREATADWFKYLSA, encoded by the coding sequence ATGGGTAAGTGCATCGTAACCGGCGGAGCGGGATTCATCGGCAGCCACATGGTAGATTTGCTGCTGGAAAAAGGGCATGAAGTTACCGTGCTGGATAATTTCAGCACCGGGCGCCCCTCCAATCTTGAACATCAGCGGAACAATCCGCGGTTGAAAGTTCATGAAATCGACATCCGTCGATTCGACGCTCTTCTTCCCCTATTCGACAATGTGGATTGGGTGATTCACTACGCCGCGTTGGGCGATATCGTCCCTTCCGTACAACGTCCGTTGGAGTATACCAGTTCCAACATTGAAGGAACGATTCACGTTTTGGAAGCGTCGCGCCGGAATAACGTCAAACGATTCGTCTACGCCGCCTCTTCGTCTTGCTACGGCATTCCCGACATTTATCCCACGCCGGAAACGGCGCCCATCCGTACGGAATATCCCTACGCCTTGAGCAAATATTTGGGCGAACAGGCGGTTTTGCATTGGAACAAGGTGTATAAACTCCCCACGATTTCCTTGCGTTTCTTCAACGTCTATGGCCCGCGCTCGCGCACGTCGGGCGCTTACGGCGCCGTTTTTGGCGTATTCCTTAAGCAAAAATTGGCGGGGAAGCCGTTTACAGTCGTGGGCGACGGTTCGCAGACTCGCGATTTTGTCTTCGTCGCGGACGTGGCCCGCGCTTGCCTGGCGGCGGCGGAATCTTCGCTCGGCGGCGAGATTTTCAATGTAGGAGCAGGCCGTCCAGTTAGCGTCAACCGGTTGGTTGAATTGTTGAAAGGCGAGGTTGTTTACGTTCCTAAACGTCCGGGTGAACCGGATTGCACTTACGCCGATATTGCTAAGATTCAAACCATGTTAGGCTGGAAGCCGACGGTAACGTTCGAAGAAGGCGTTTCCATCATGATGAATCAAATCGATTATTGGAAAAACGCTCCCTTGTGGGATCCCGACAATATCCGCGAAGCCACGGCCGATTGGTTTAAATATCTCTCAGCCTGA